From a region of the Streptomyces sp. B21-083 genome:
- a CDS encoding pyrimidine reductase family protein, protein MRRLFPVTEETVADASGGAVSAGGAGDSPGSGRAVDREWSLDELAAAYAYPERTNERREAWLRANMVSTLDGAAQHDGRSQPISSACDMRIFGTLRALADVVLVGAETVRQEGYRPARARAEFAAAREAAGQTEAAAIAIVSASLELDYSLPLFTSPLVPTLILTGAAAAPDRVAAAEKAGARVVVAGDGMGVDPARAVQALAELGHTRLLAEGGPRLLGQLVAAEVLDELCLTISPMLTVGDAQRISGGPSVPVPRHFELVSLLEESGFLFSRYHRS, encoded by the coding sequence ATGCGACGCCTGTTCCCTGTGACCGAAGAGACAGTGGCCGACGCCTCGGGAGGGGCCGTGAGCGCCGGTGGTGCCGGTGACTCGCCCGGGAGCGGCAGGGCGGTCGACCGGGAGTGGAGTCTGGACGAGCTGGCCGCCGCCTATGCCTACCCCGAGCGGACGAACGAGCGCCGGGAAGCCTGGCTGCGCGCCAACATGGTGTCCACGCTCGACGGCGCCGCCCAGCACGACGGCCGTTCCCAGCCCATCTCCTCCGCCTGTGACATGCGGATCTTCGGCACCCTGAGGGCGCTGGCGGACGTGGTCCTGGTCGGTGCGGAAACGGTACGCCAGGAGGGGTACCGCCCGGCACGCGCGCGTGCGGAGTTCGCGGCGGCCCGCGAGGCGGCCGGACAGACGGAGGCCGCGGCGATCGCGATCGTCAGCGCGAGCCTGGAACTGGACTACTCGCTCCCCCTGTTCACCTCCCCCCTGGTCCCCACCCTGATCCTCACGGGCGCCGCTGCCGCCCCCGACCGTGTCGCGGCCGCGGAGAAGGCGGGCGCCCGGGTGGTCGTCGCCGGTGACGGCATGGGCGTGGACCCGGCGCGTGCCGTACAGGCCCTCGCCGAGCTCGGTCACACCCGGCTGCTGGCCGAGGGCGGGCCACGGCTGCTGGGGCAGCTGGTGGCGGCCGAGGTGCTCGACGAGCTGTGCCTGACGATCTCCCCGATGCTCACCGTGGGGGACGCCCAGCGGATCTCGGGCGGGCCCTCGGTGCCGGTTCCCCGTCACTTCGAACTGGTGTCATTGCTGGAGGAGTCCGGCTTCCTGTTCAGCCGCTATCACCGCTCCTGA
- the msrB gene encoding peptide-methionine (R)-S-oxide reductase MsrB — protein MSYDVEKPDEQWRAELTPAEYAVLRQAGTEPAFVGEYTDSKTKGVYSCRACGAELFTSDTKFESHCGWPSFFDPKDTDAVELLSDRTHGMVRTEVRCARCGSHLGHVFEGEGYPTPTDQRYCINSISLRLAPEEG, from the coding sequence ATGTCGTACGACGTCGAAAAGCCGGATGAGCAGTGGCGCGCGGAGCTGACGCCGGCCGAGTACGCGGTCCTGCGCCAGGCCGGCACGGAGCCCGCCTTCGTGGGTGAGTACACGGACTCCAAGACGAAGGGCGTCTACTCCTGCCGGGCCTGCGGGGCCGAACTGTTCACCTCGGACACGAAGTTCGAGTCGCACTGCGGCTGGCCGAGCTTCTTCGACCCGAAGGACACCGACGCGGTCGAACTGTTGTCGGACCGGACCCACGGCATGGTGCGGACCGAGGTGCGGTGTGCTCGGTGCGGATCACACCTCGGACACGTGTTCGAGGGTGAGGGGTATCCGACCCCGACCGATCAGCGGTACTGCATCAACAGCATCTCGTTGCGGCTGGCGCCCGAAGAGGGCTGA
- the zapE gene encoding cell division protein ZapE translates to MHTIPAAPGFGPIADAAPLSLCVREPHVPADRLVAEMVPPPRFDSVRFGTYDPDPNQPSQTEAVRVLDGFAGGLGGAHAVGGGKRGFFGLGKVKAAKVPAGPRGVYLDGGYGVGKTHLLASLWHATPAEPALKAFGTFVELTNLVGALGFQKTVQTLSGHRLLCIDEFELDDPGDTVLVSTLLGKLVDAGVALAATSNTLPGKLGEGRFASADFLREIQGLSAHFRALRIDGEDYRHRGLPQAPAPYSEEQVTKAAYAAEGASLDDFPQLLDHLARVHPSRYGALTDGLKVVCLTEVRPVPDQSTALRLVVLADRLYDREVPVLASGLPFDQLFSEEMLNGGYRKKYFRAISRLTALARDAKGLVEPS, encoded by the coding sequence GTGCATACCATCCCCGCCGCCCCCGGTTTCGGTCCGATAGCCGACGCGGCCCCGCTGTCCCTGTGCGTCCGTGAGCCGCATGTCCCCGCGGACCGGCTGGTCGCCGAGATGGTGCCGCCGCCCCGGTTCGACTCGGTGCGCTTCGGGACGTACGACCCGGACCCGAACCAGCCGAGCCAGACGGAGGCCGTGCGGGTCCTCGACGGCTTCGCGGGCGGGCTCGGCGGGGCGCACGCCGTGGGCGGCGGCAAGCGGGGGTTCTTCGGGCTCGGGAAGGTCAAGGCCGCGAAGGTGCCGGCCGGCCCCCGTGGCGTCTACCTCGACGGCGGCTACGGCGTCGGCAAGACCCACCTCCTCGCCTCCCTCTGGCACGCCACCCCGGCGGAGCCCGCGCTCAAGGCCTTCGGCACCTTCGTGGAGCTGACGAACCTGGTCGGCGCCCTCGGCTTCCAGAAGACCGTCCAGACCCTGTCCGGCCACCGGCTGCTCTGCATCGACGAGTTCGAACTGGACGACCCGGGCGACACCGTCCTCGTCTCGACCCTGCTCGGCAAGCTCGTCGACGCGGGTGTGGCGCTTGCCGCCACTTCGAACACCCTGCCGGGGAAGCTCGGTGAGGGGCGGTTCGCGTCGGCGGACTTCCTGCGCGAGATCCAGGGCCTGTCCGCCCACTTCCGCGCACTGCGCATCGACGGCGAGGACTACCGCCACCGGGGGCTGCCCCAGGCCCCGGCGCCCTACTCCGAGGAGCAGGTGACCAAGGCCGCGTACGCCGCCGAGGGCGCCTCGCTCGACGACTTCCCGCAGCTCCTCGACCATCTCGCCCGGGTGCACCCCAGCCGGTACGGCGCCCTCACGGACGGACTGAAGGTCGTGTGCCTCACCGAGGTGCGGCCGGTTCCGGACCAGTCGACGGCGCTGCGGCTCGTCGTACTCGCCGACCGGCTGTACGACCGCGAGGTGCCGGTGCTCGCCTCCGGTCTGCCCTTCGACCAGTTGTTCAGCGAGGAGATGCTGAACGGCGGCTACCGCAAGAAGTACTTCCGTGCGATCTCCCGCCTGACGGCGCTGGCCCGCGACGCCAAGGGCCTCGTAGAGCCCTCGTGA
- a CDS encoding serine/threonine-protein kinase: MNVPGDVVDGRFELLERLGSGGMGTVWRARDAVLHREVALKAVRVMHDPATSDVVRERVMREARALARLSHPQVVTVHQIIDADPQPWIVMELVPGVSLDKRLEAGPLTPVEAARIGGQVLDALRAAHAAGVQHRDVKPANILLREDGSAVLTDFGIAALQGATALTVTGELIGSPEYIAPERIRGPSDDPAADLWSLGIVLYVCVEGVSPLRRETSLTTLAAVLESEVPPPSRSGALAPVLEALLDRDPAARPEAGRLAEMLGQVAAGGTARSVQRTLTVPPPAPVGRVPELGGTGPYSAPVATEADRREDRRRPGRSPYRRKRVAASAVLAVAVAVAAVFLAPRLLGGNGSDGDSDRASGTSSSPPPSATPPAVSDRWIAQLHSEPVGSGTAARDARLAKVRESVPEAVFVRSDAYASLRPGYWVIYAPGPFTDGRAALSFCGERGLTTPDSCVGRYLSARATDFADLCRPPADRPTGRCTRG; encoded by the coding sequence ATGAACGTACCGGGGGACGTGGTCGACGGCAGGTTCGAGCTGCTGGAGCGGCTCGGCAGTGGTGGAATGGGCACGGTGTGGCGGGCTCGCGACGCCGTGCTGCACCGCGAGGTCGCGTTGAAGGCGGTACGGGTCATGCACGACCCGGCGACGTCCGACGTCGTGCGGGAGCGGGTGATGCGCGAGGCGCGGGCGCTCGCCCGGCTCAGCCACCCGCAGGTGGTGACGGTCCATCAGATCATCGACGCCGACCCGCAGCCCTGGATCGTCATGGAGCTGGTGCCTGGCGTCTCGCTCGACAAGCGCCTGGAAGCGGGCCCGTTGACGCCGGTGGAGGCGGCGCGGATCGGCGGCCAGGTACTGGACGCGCTGCGCGCGGCGCACGCGGCGGGCGTCCAGCACCGGGACGTGAAACCGGCGAACATCCTGCTGCGCGAGGACGGGAGCGCGGTCCTCACCGACTTCGGGATCGCCGCGCTCCAGGGCGCGACGGCCCTGACCGTGACCGGCGAGCTCATCGGCTCCCCCGAGTACATCGCCCCGGAACGCATCCGTGGCCCCTCCGACGACCCGGCCGCCGACCTGTGGTCCCTGGGAATCGTGCTCTACGTGTGCGTGGAGGGCGTGAGCCCCCTGCGCCGCGAGACCTCGCTCACCACTCTGGCCGCCGTCCTGGAGTCCGAGGTCCCGCCGCCGTCCCGCTCCGGCGCGCTGGCCCCCGTACTCGAAGCGCTGCTCGATCGGGACCCGGCGGCGCGTCCCGAGGCGGGCAGGCTGGCGGAGATGCTGGGGCAGGTGGCGGCGGGCGGAACGGCCAGGTCCGTTCAGCGGACGCTGACGGTGCCCCCGCCTGCGCCTGTGGGCCGCGTGCCGGAACTCGGTGGGACAGGGCCGTACTCCGCGCCCGTGGCGACCGAGGCGGACCGGCGCGAGGACCGCCGGCGCCCCGGACGATCGCCGTACCGCCGTAAGCGGGTCGCCGCGTCCGCCGTGCTCGCGGTCGCCGTCGCCGTGGCCGCCGTCTTTCTCGCCCCGCGCCTCCTCGGCGGGAACGGGTCGGACGGTGACTCGGACCGGGCGTCCGGTACGAGCAGCTCGCCGCCTCCCTCGGCCACCCCGCCCGCCGTGTCCGACCGCTGGATCGCCCAGCTCCACTCCGAGCCGGTCGGCTCCGGGACCGCCGCCCGGGACGCACGGCTCGCCAAGGTCAGGGAGTCGGTGCCGGAGGCGGTGTTCGTGCGCAGCGACGCGTACGCCTCCCTGCGGCCGGGCTACTGGGTGATCTACGCCCCAGGCCCGTTCACCGACGGCCGGGCCGCGCTGTCCTTCTGCGGCGAACGCGGCCTGACGACACCGGACAGCTGTGTGGGCCGTTACCTGAGCGCCCGCGCCACCGACTTCGCCGACCTGTGCCGCCCGCCCGCCGACAGGCCCACGGGGCGCTGCACCCGCGGTTGA
- a CDS encoding ABC transporter: MTALLRYQAALLVRSQRWLPPFILYAVFLGVGVQGGQPVLDSLGYAAAAVLPVAAWLVRIRAANEPPAARAAVAAAVGPGRAHLACLLVALAASAALGTVATVLVTLISDPASADHQTRVEPLPAGAAGLLAALACALLGTAVGALTTWPLLRSPGRAVPAMMLGALLAMVVTGSPAKAAITSLVTGSRSGTIPVPLLPLAAAALLTVTATAVACALTSRRSP; the protein is encoded by the coding sequence ATGACCGCCCTTCTGCGTTACCAGGCAGCCCTGCTCGTGCGCTCGCAGCGCTGGCTGCCGCCGTTCATCCTGTACGCGGTGTTCCTCGGCGTCGGGGTACAGGGCGGGCAGCCCGTGCTGGACTCGCTCGGGTACGCGGCGGCGGCCGTCCTGCCGGTGGCCGCCTGGCTGGTGCGGATCCGCGCGGCCAACGAGCCGCCCGCCGCCCGCGCCGCCGTGGCCGCGGCCGTCGGCCCCGGACGGGCGCACCTCGCCTGTCTCCTGGTGGCACTGGCCGCGTCGGCGGCCCTCGGCACGGTCGCGACCGTCCTGGTGACCCTGATCAGCGACCCGGCGAGCGCCGACCACCAGACCCGGGTGGAGCCCCTCCCGGCCGGTGCGGCCGGATTGCTCGCCGCCCTGGCGTGCGCCCTGCTCGGCACGGCCGTCGGCGCGCTCACGACCTGGCCGCTGCTGCGCTCGCCCGGCCGGGCGGTGCCCGCGATGATGCTCGGCGCGCTGCTGGCGATGGTGGTGACCGGCTCTCCGGCCAAGGCGGCGATCACGTCCCTGGTGACCGGCTCACGCTCGGGCACGATCCCCGTCCCCCTGCTGCCACTGGCCGCGGCGGCACTGCTCACCGTGACGGCGACCGCCGTGGCCTGCGCGCTCACCTCACGCCGCTCACCCTGA
- a CDS encoding indole-3-glycerol phosphate synthase: MFTSVLMIEKALTSADVEFVSTLHGDEDVAFHVLLQPRGDQADRLLRAIDDIALGELDEAAHERETPEGKDAAAMGEQALEVSLAALRTAGHEAEGRIVEDHPLDALRGLVDEIEADEVIVLTDPHYVEEFFHRDWASRARHKVGVPVLKLFSHSKA, encoded by the coding sequence GTGTTCACAAGCGTACTGATGATCGAGAAGGCCCTGACGTCCGCCGACGTGGAGTTCGTCTCCACCTTGCACGGCGACGAGGACGTGGCCTTCCACGTACTGCTCCAGCCCCGGGGCGACCAGGCCGACCGGCTGCTGCGGGCCATCGACGACATCGCGCTGGGCGAGCTCGACGAGGCGGCGCACGAGCGGGAGACCCCCGAGGGCAAGGACGCGGCGGCGATGGGGGAGCAGGCGCTGGAGGTGTCGCTGGCGGCGCTGCGAACAGCGGGGCACGAGGCGGAGGGGCGGATCGTCGAGGACCATCCGCTCGACGCGTTGCGGGGACTGGTCGACGAGATCGAGGCGGACGAGGTCATCGTGCTGACCGACCCCCACTACGTGGAGGAGTTCTTCCACCGGGACTGGGCCTCCCGGGCCCGGCACAAGGTGGGGGTGCCTGTGCTGAAGCTGTTCTCGCACAGCAAGGCGTAG
- a CDS encoding carbonic anhydrase, with translation MQPLIDNARTFGQRPEEFAKLAEGQSPQVLFITCSDSRVVPALITGARPGELFELRTAGNIVPPYASARPTGEAATIEYAVEVLGVNDIVVCGHSHCGAVGALVRGDDLTAVPAVRDWLAHAADAPGATAPSDTDDPTVASAVQNHVLTQLLRLRSYPCVEQRLAKGQLRLRGWYYEVHTGSVREHRAATDAFEAL, from the coding sequence ATGCAGCCCCTCATCGACAACGCCCGCACCTTCGGCCAGCGCCCCGAGGAGTTCGCGAAGCTCGCCGAAGGCCAGTCCCCCCAGGTCCTGTTCATCACCTGCTCCGATTCCAGGGTCGTCCCGGCCCTGATCACAGGTGCCAGGCCGGGTGAGCTCTTCGAGCTGCGCACCGCGGGCAACATCGTCCCCCCATACGCCTCAGCCCGCCCCACCGGCGAGGCGGCCACCATCGAGTACGCCGTGGAGGTCCTCGGAGTCAACGACATCGTGGTCTGCGGCCACTCGCACTGCGGCGCCGTCGGCGCCCTGGTGCGCGGCGACGACCTCACCGCCGTACCCGCCGTACGCGACTGGCTCGCGCACGCGGCCGACGCCCCCGGGGCCACTGCCCCGTCCGACACCGACGACCCGACGGTCGCCTCGGCCGTCCAGAACCACGTCCTGACACAGCTGTTGCGACTGCGCTCCTACCCCTGTGTGGAACAACGCCTGGCCAAGGGCCAACTCCGGCTGCGCGGCTGGTACTACGAGGTCCACACCGGGTCCGTGCGCGAACACCGCGCCGCCACCGACGCGTTCGAAGCGCTGTGA
- a CDS encoding alkaline phosphatase PhoX encodes MSAFGTPELDGPATDAPPTTVDGSPASRRQLLARTGALGVGIAFTGALSELFAGTAAAQELGHSGYGPLIPDPKRLLDLPKGFRYRVLSREGDALRSGEGPVPSNHDGMAAFAGRHGRVHLVRNHENRVTARIPVPTVKGLTYDPMGKGGCTSLTLDRDGDVLTERVAIAGTAVNCAGGPTPWGTWLTCEETEDKAGTNGYTKDHGFIFEVDGADPHRTGAVPLTAMGRFQHEAIAVDPKSGIVYETEDAFLKPFGLFYRFLPKRPLGGVGSLRAGGRLQAMRVPGVPDLSSIQEPGATFHGVEWVDVPDPLAAQTPVRLQDFGRQGITHAQKLEGCYWGGRCVYFVSSFAHASEGSAATHFGQIWRYDPAARRLTLVIVFGPDTDVQLPGESPDNICLAPSGGLMVCEDGDGAQHVFGVTRGGEVYAMARNAQDIGTESAPEWGEFAGVTFSPDGGTMYVNCYTPGTTFAVRGPWKR; translated from the coding sequence ATGTCCGCATTCGGCACGCCCGAACTCGACGGCCCCGCAACAGACGCTCCCCCCACGACAGTTGACGGCTCCCCCGCCTCCCGGCGCCAACTCCTCGCCCGTACCGGCGCTCTGGGGGTCGGTATCGCCTTCACCGGGGCCCTCTCCGAACTCTTCGCCGGTACCGCCGCCGCCCAGGAGCTGGGTCACTCCGGCTACGGCCCCCTGATCCCCGACCCGAAGCGCCTGCTCGACCTGCCGAAAGGTTTCCGCTATCGGGTCCTCTCCCGTGAGGGCGACGCCCTGCGCTCCGGTGAGGGCCCCGTACCCTCCAACCACGACGGCATGGCCGCCTTCGCGGGCCGGCACGGCCGCGTCCACCTGGTCCGCAACCACGAGAACCGCGTCACCGCCAGAATTCCGGTCCCGACGGTCAAGGGCCTCACCTACGACCCGATGGGCAAGGGCGGCTGTACGTCACTCACCCTCGACCGGGACGGCGACGTCCTCACCGAGCGGGTGGCCATCGCCGGTACGGCCGTCAACTGCGCGGGCGGGCCCACCCCTTGGGGCACCTGGCTGACCTGCGAGGAGACCGAGGACAAGGCCGGTACCAACGGCTACACCAAGGACCACGGCTTCATCTTCGAGGTCGACGGGGCCGACCCGCACCGCACCGGCGCCGTCCCGCTCACCGCGATGGGCCGCTTCCAGCACGAGGCGATCGCCGTCGACCCGAAGAGCGGCATCGTCTACGAGACCGAGGACGCCTTCCTCAAGCCCTTCGGCCTCTTCTACCGCTTCCTGCCCAAGAGGCCGCTGGGCGGGGTGGGTTCACTGCGCGCGGGCGGCCGGCTCCAGGCGATGCGCGTGCCGGGCGTACCCGACCTCTCCTCGATCCAGGAGCCGGGTGCCACCTTCCACGGCGTCGAGTGGGTGGACGTACCGGACCCGCTGGCCGCCCAGACCCCCGTCCGGCTCCAGGACTTCGGCCGGCAGGGCATCACGCACGCGCAGAAGCTGGAGGGCTGCTACTGGGGCGGGCGATGCGTGTACTTCGTGTCGTCGTTCGCCCACGCGAGCGAGGGCTCGGCGGCCACCCACTTCGGCCAGATCTGGCGCTACGACCCGGCCGCGCGCCGCCTCACGCTGGTCATCGTCTTCGGCCCGGACACGGACGTCCAGCTCCCCGGCGAGTCGCCGGACAACATCTGTCTCGCCCCGAGTGGCGGCCTGATGGTGTGCGAGGACGGGGACGGCGCCCAGCACGTGTTCGGCGTGACACGCGGGGGCGAGGTGTACGCGATGGCCCGCAACGCACAAGACATCGGCACCGAAAGCGCCCCCGAGTGGGGCGAGTTCGCGGGCGTCACCTTCTCGCCCGACGGCGGGACGATGTACGTCAACTGCTACACGCCCGGGACGACCTTCGCGGTGCGGGGCCCCTGGAAGCGATAG
- the murC gene encoding UDP-N-acetylmuramate--L-alanine ligase, with amino-acid sequence MAPGLPSAMDRPHFIGIGGAGMSGIAKILAQRGAEVAGSDAKESETAAALRALGATVHIGHAAGHLAADATCVVVSSAIRADNPELARAAELGIPVVHRSDALARLMDGLRPIAVAGTHGKTTTTSMLAVSLSELGRGPSYAIGGDLDAPGSNALHGDGEIFVAEADESDRSFHKYAPEVAIVLNVELDHHANYASMDEIYESFETFAGRIVPGGTLVISADQDGARELTRRLPDSVRVVTYGEAADADVRVLSVVPQGLKSEVTVELDGAPLTFAVSVPGRHYALNAVAALAAGVALGVPAGELAPALAAYTGVKRRLQLKGEAAGVQVIDSYAHHPTEMTADLEAMRSAVGEARILVVFQPHLFSRTQELGKEMGQALALADASVVLDIYPAREDPVPGVTSALIIDAARAAGADVTAVSDKAEVPETVAGMAKPGDLVLTMGAGDVTDLGPRILDRLAR; translated from the coding sequence ATGGCACCCGGCCTTCCTTCCGCCATGGACCGACCGCACTTCATCGGCATCGGAGGCGCCGGGATGTCGGGGATCGCGAAGATCCTCGCGCAGCGCGGTGCCGAGGTGGCCGGCAGCGACGCCAAGGAGTCCGAGACCGCGGCGGCCCTGCGGGCGCTGGGCGCGACCGTGCACATCGGGCACGCGGCCGGGCACCTCGCCGCCGACGCCACCTGTGTCGTGGTCTCCTCCGCGATCCGCGCGGACAACCCGGAACTGGCGCGGGCGGCGGAACTGGGAATCCCGGTGGTCCACCGGTCGGACGCGCTCGCCCGGCTGATGGACGGCCTGCGGCCCATCGCGGTCGCGGGTACGCACGGCAAGACGACCACGACATCGATGCTGGCGGTGTCGCTCAGCGAGCTGGGACGCGGCCCCTCGTACGCGATCGGCGGCGACCTGGACGCGCCCGGCTCGAACGCCCTGCACGGCGACGGCGAGATCTTCGTGGCCGAGGCCGACGAATCGGACCGCAGCTTCCACAAGTACGCGCCCGAGGTCGCGATCGTCCTCAACGTCGAACTCGACCACCACGCCAACTACGCCTCCATGGACGAGATCTACGAGTCCTTCGAGACGTTCGCGGGCCGGATCGTACCCGGCGGGACGCTGGTGATCTCCGCCGACCAGGACGGCGCCCGCGAGCTGACCAGGCGCCTGCCGGACTCCGTGCGGGTGGTGACGTACGGGGAGGCGGCGGACGCGGACGTGCGGGTGCTGTCCGTCGTACCGCAGGGGCTGAAGAGCGAGGTGACCGTCGAGCTGGACGGCGCTCCGCTCACCTTCGCGGTGTCGGTTCCCGGCCGGCACTACGCCCTCAACGCGGTGGCCGCGCTGGCGGCGGGCGTCGCGCTGGGCGTGCCCGCGGGCGAGCTGGCCCCCGCCCTGGCGGCGTACACGGGGGTGAAGCGGCGGCTCCAGCTGAAGGGTGAGGCGGCGGGCGTCCAGGTCATCGACTCGTACGCGCACCACCCGACCGAGATGACGGCGGACCTGGAGGCGATGCGGTCGGCGGTCGGTGAGGCGCGCATCCTGGTGGTCTTCCAGCCGCACCTCTTCTCCCGCACCCAGGAGCTGGGCAAGGAGATGGGCCAGGCGCTGGCGCTCGCGGACGCGTCGGTCGTCCTCGACATCTACCCGGCCCGCGAGGACCCGGTTCCCGGCGTGACGAGCGCGTTGATCATCGACGCGGCGCGGGCGGCGGGCGCCGACGTGACGGCCGTCTCGGACAAGGCCGAGGTGCCCGAGACGGTCGCGGGAATGGCGAAGCCCGGTGATCTCGTTCTCACCATGGGCGCGGGTGATGTGACGGACCTGGGCCCGCGGATCCTGGACCGCCTGGCACGGTGA
- a CDS encoding slipin family protein, with amino-acid sequence MLEELLAAGVAAASAGLVYVGAAARVVKQYERGVVFRLGRLTGDVRPPGFTLVVPFVDRLRKVNMQIVTLPIPAQEGITRDNVTVRVDAVVYFKVVDAAEAIIQVEDYRFAVSQMAQTSLRSIIGKSDLDDLLSNREQLNQGLELMIDSPAMGWGVQIDRVEIKDVSLPETMKRSMARQAEADRERRARIINADAELQASKKLAEAAGVMSEQPAALQLRLLQTVVAVAAEKNSTLVLPFPVELLRFLERAQTQQPPPGGSPG; translated from the coding sequence ATGCTTGAGGAACTGCTGGCCGCGGGCGTCGCCGCCGCAAGCGCCGGGCTCGTCTACGTCGGGGCGGCCGCCCGGGTCGTCAAGCAGTACGAACGCGGGGTCGTCTTCCGGCTCGGCCGCCTCACCGGAGACGTACGACCGCCCGGTTTCACGCTGGTGGTCCCGTTCGTGGACCGTCTGCGCAAGGTCAACATGCAGATCGTCACCCTGCCGATCCCGGCCCAGGAGGGCATCACCCGGGACAACGTGACCGTGCGCGTGGACGCTGTCGTCTACTTCAAGGTGGTCGACGCGGCCGAGGCGATCATCCAGGTCGAGGACTACCGGTTCGCGGTCTCGCAGATGGCGCAGACCTCGCTGCGCTCCATCATCGGCAAGAGCGACCTGGACGATCTCCTGTCCAACCGGGAGCAGCTCAACCAGGGGCTGGAGCTGATGATCGACAGCCCGGCCATGGGGTGGGGTGTGCAGATCGACCGGGTCGAGATCAAGGACGTGTCCCTGCCGGAGACCATGAAGCGCTCGATGGCCCGGCAGGCCGAGGCCGACCGGGAACGCCGGGCGCGGATCATCAACGCGGACGCCGAGTTGCAGGCCTCGAAGAAGCTCGCGGAAGCCGCCGGAGTGATGTCCGAGCAGCCCGCAGCACTCCAACTCCGGCTCCTCCAGACGGTGGTGGCGGTCGCGGCCGAGAAGAACTCCACACTCGTCCTGCCCTTCCCGGTGGAACTGCTCCGCTTCCTCGAACGGGCCCAGACCCAGCAGCCGCCGCCGGGCGGGTCACCCGGATGA
- a CDS encoding SulP family inorganic anion transporter yields MNIRTKLPHLRQDFAASLVVFLVALPLCVGVAVASGVPAELGLVTGIVGGIVAGLLPGSSLQVSGPAAGLTVLVFEAVREHGLPALGVIVLAAGLLQLTMGALKLGRWFRAISVSVVEGMLAGIGLVIIAGQLYAAAGLKAPTAGLDKITGLPEAAAKAVGSTSALASLAVGAGTIAVIVLWQRLPKKVRAVPGALAAVVLATVVTLVFGLPVATVEVKGLLDAVQLPGLGAFGELGSLSVLGTVVAFTLIASAESLFSAAAVDRLHDGPRTQYDKELMAQGAGNTVCGLLGALPMTAVIVRSSANVQAGARTKASRVMHGVWLLLFAALLPGALALIPLPALAGILVHAGWKLIPLRGITLLWREHRGEALILVVTAVAIVAVNMFEGVLIGLALSVGKTAWEASHLKLDVIDKGAGPVQAHLSGNATFLRLPKILDSLEALPQDRPIELDLSGLHHLDHACRTALESWAERHSAVGTEPVKMMTPSP; encoded by the coding sequence ATGAACATACGTACCAAGCTTCCCCACCTGCGGCAGGACTTCGCCGCCTCGCTCGTCGTGTTCCTGGTCGCTCTGCCGTTGTGCGTGGGCGTCGCCGTCGCCTCCGGTGTGCCTGCCGAACTCGGCCTGGTCACCGGCATCGTGGGCGGCATCGTCGCCGGACTCCTGCCGGGCAGCAGCCTCCAGGTGTCCGGCCCCGCCGCCGGCCTCACCGTGCTGGTCTTCGAGGCCGTACGGGAGCACGGCCTGCCCGCGCTCGGGGTGATCGTCCTCGCCGCCGGGCTCCTGCAACTCACCATGGGCGCCCTGAAGCTCGGGCGCTGGTTCCGGGCCATATCGGTGTCCGTCGTCGAGGGCATGCTGGCCGGAATCGGCCTCGTGATCATCGCCGGGCAGCTGTACGCGGCGGCCGGGCTGAAGGCGCCGACCGCCGGGCTGGACAAGATCACCGGGCTGCCCGAGGCCGCCGCGAAGGCCGTGGGCAGCACCAGCGCGCTGGCCTCACTGGCCGTCGGCGCGGGCACGATCGCCGTGATCGTGCTCTGGCAGCGGCTGCCCAAGAAGGTGCGGGCGGTGCCGGGCGCGCTCGCCGCGGTGGTCCTGGCGACCGTCGTCACCCTCGTCTTCGGCCTGCCGGTGGCGACCGTCGAGGTGAAGGGCCTGCTGGACGCCGTCCAACTGCCCGGGCTCGGCGCCTTCGGCGAACTGGGCAGCCTGAGCGTGCTCGGTACGGTCGTGGCGTTCACCCTGATCGCGTCCGCCGAGAGCCTGTTCAGCGCCGCCGCCGTGGACCGGCTGCACGACGGTCCGCGTACCCAGTACGACAAGGAACTGATGGCGCAGGGCGCCGGCAACACCGTGTGCGGCCTGCTGGGCGCGCTGCCGATGACCGCGGTGATCGTGCGCAGCTCGGCGAACGTCCAGGCGGGGGCACGGACCAAGGCGTCCCGGGTCATGCACGGCGTATGGCTGCTGCTGTTCGCGGCGCTGCTGCCCGGGGCGCTGGCGCTCATACCGCTGCCCGCGCTGGCCGGCATCCTCGTACACGCCGGCTGGAAGCTCATACCGCTGCGCGGGATCACCCTGCTCTGGCGCGAGCACCGCGGTGAGGCGCTGATCCTGGTGGTCACGGCGGTGGCGATCGTGGCCGTGAACATGTTCGAGGGCGTACTCATCGGTCTCGCCCTGTCCGTGGGCAAGACCGCCTGGGAGGCCTCGCACCTCAAACTGGACGTCATCGACAAGGGCGCCGGGCCCGTCCAGGCACATCTGTCGGGCAACGCGACCTTCCTGCGGCTGCCGAAGATCCTCGACAGCCTGGAGGCGCTGCCCCAGGACCGGCCGATAGAGCTGGACCTGTCAGGCCTGCACCACCTGGACCATGCCTGCCGTACGGCTCTGGAGAGCTGGGCGGAGCGGCACAGCGCGGTCGGCACGGAGCCGGTCAAGATGATGACGCCGTCGCCGTAG